The following proteins are co-located in the Cupriavidus pauculus genome:
- a CDS encoding CidA/LrgA family protein produces the protein MLQTFAILLVFQTVGEVISYALRLPVPGPVIGMLLLFGWLVFDNRLLPVIQGSASELLKHLSLLFVPAGVGIMVHANRIGSEWMPIVIALVLSTWIAIAVTALVTRALMRKPPREAPADAGAQP, from the coding sequence ATGCTTCAGACTTTCGCGATCCTGCTGGTCTTCCAGACCGTGGGCGAGGTCATCAGCTACGCGCTGCGCCTGCCCGTGCCCGGTCCGGTGATCGGCATGCTGCTCCTGTTTGGCTGGCTCGTCTTCGACAACCGGCTGCTGCCCGTGATCCAGGGGTCGGCCAGCGAGCTGCTCAAGCACCTGTCGCTGCTGTTCGTGCCGGCCGGGGTGGGCATCATGGTCCATGCCAACCGCATTGGCAGCGAGTGGATGCCGATCGTCATCGCACTGGTGCTCTCCACGTGGATCGCCATCGCCGTCACGGCGCTGGTCACGCGGGCGCTGATGCGCAAACCGCCCCGGGAAGCCCCGGCCGACGCGGGAGCGCAGCCATGA
- the glcF gene encoding glycolate oxidase subunit GlcF — protein MQTTLAEFLRNTPEGEEAKSIVGKCVHCGFCTATCPTYQLLGDELDGPRGRIYLMKQVLEGNPVTESTRVHLDRCLTCRNCESTCPSGVTYGRLVDIGRQLVDDRLAEQGVQRPAGQRIARWLLREGLTRPALFGPALKLGQVVRPLLPQALRNKVPAHPTPPGTWPRTEHPRKMLLLDGCVQPAMSPNINAATARVLDKLGVQLVVAPQAGCCGAIRFHTSDHAGGLDNMRANIEAWWPHIEAGAEAIVMTASGCGAMVKDYGHLLRNDPRYAEKAARVSALTRDLSELLPDFADDLHRLAGAVPRDGRRVAWHPPCTLQHGQQIRGNVEALLTRLGVDVRLCADSHLCCGSAGTYSVLQPELSYRLRDDKLDKLQATSPDSIVTANIGCITHLQSGTETPVMHWVELVDRMMAGVAVG, from the coding sequence ATGCAAACCACCCTGGCCGAATTCCTGCGCAACACCCCCGAGGGCGAAGAGGCGAAGTCCATCGTCGGCAAATGCGTGCATTGCGGCTTCTGCACGGCCACCTGCCCCACGTACCAGTTGCTGGGCGACGAGCTGGACGGCCCGCGCGGGCGCATCTACCTGATGAAACAGGTGCTGGAAGGCAACCCGGTGACGGAAAGCACGCGCGTGCACCTGGACCGCTGCCTGACCTGCCGCAACTGCGAATCCACCTGCCCGTCTGGCGTGACGTACGGGCGGCTGGTCGACATCGGCCGGCAACTCGTTGACGACCGCCTGGCCGAACAGGGCGTGCAGCGCCCGGCGGGCCAGCGCATTGCCCGCTGGCTGCTGCGCGAGGGGCTGACGCGGCCGGCGCTGTTTGGCCCGGCGCTGAAGCTCGGCCAGGTGGTGCGCCCGCTGCTGCCGCAGGCGCTGCGCAACAAGGTGCCGGCCCATCCCACCCCGCCCGGCACGTGGCCGCGCACCGAGCATCCACGCAAGATGTTGTTGCTCGACGGTTGTGTGCAGCCCGCCATGTCGCCCAACATCAATGCCGCCACGGCCCGGGTGCTCGACAAGCTGGGCGTGCAACTGGTGGTGGCGCCCCAGGCCGGCTGCTGTGGCGCCATCCGCTTCCACACGAGCGATCATGCCGGCGGGCTGGACAACATGCGCGCCAACATCGAAGCATGGTGGCCGCATATCGAGGCCGGCGCGGAGGCCATCGTCATGACCGCGTCCGGCTGCGGCGCGATGGTCAAGGATTACGGCCACCTGCTGCGCAACGACCCGCGCTACGCGGAGAAGGCGGCCCGGGTGTCGGCACTGACGCGCGACCTGTCCGAACTGCTGCCCGACTTTGCCGACGACCTGCACCGGCTGGCCGGCGCCGTGCCGCGCGACGGCCGCCGCGTGGCGTGGCATCCGCCCTGCACGCTCCAGCACGGCCAGCAGATCCGCGGCAACGTGGAGGCGCTGCTGACCCGCCTGGGCGTGGACGTGCGGCTCTGCGCCGACAGCCACCTGTGCTGCGGATCGGCGGGCACCTACTCCGTGCTGCAGCCGGAGCTGTCATACCGGCTGCGCGACGACAAGCTCGACAAGCTCCAGGCCACGTCGCCCGATTCCATCGTCACGGCCAACATCGGCTGCATCACGCACCTGCAGAGCGGCACGGAAACGCCGGTGATGCACTGGGTGGAACTGGTGGACCGGATGATGGCCGGCGTGGCGGTGGGGTGA
- the glcE gene encoding glycolate oxidase subunit GlcE — translation MQATLDAFRDAIRQARDSHTPLRLRGGGSKDFYGQALSGTVLDTRAYRGIVDYDPAELVITARCGTPLAEIEDTLAGHRQMLAFEPPHFAAPGQGSSATLGGAVAAGLSGPRRQAVGALRDFVLGAQLMDGQGEILNFGGQVMKNVAGYDVSRLLAGSLGTLGLITEVSLKVLPVPFDDATLRFGMAQAEAIDQLNKWGGKPLPIAASAWHDGVLHVRLSGATAAVRAARESLGGETVDASHGAQLWAALREQTHPFFTPAREAGHALWRIAVPTVTPPLDLPGSTLVEWGGGQRWWLAPDASAASADHVRAIAQAAGGHATLFRNGDKAVGVFTPLAAPLAAIHKRLKASFDPAGIFNPQRLYPGL, via the coding sequence ATGCAAGCCACTCTCGACGCCTTCCGCGATGCGATCCGCCAGGCCCGCGACAGCCACACGCCGCTGCGCCTGCGCGGCGGCGGCAGCAAGGATTTCTACGGCCAGGCCCTGTCCGGCACGGTGCTGGACACGCGTGCCTACCGCGGCATCGTCGACTACGATCCGGCCGAACTGGTAATCACGGCGCGCTGCGGCACGCCGCTGGCCGAGATCGAGGACACGCTGGCCGGTCATCGGCAGATGCTGGCCTTCGAGCCGCCGCACTTTGCCGCGCCGGGCCAGGGCAGCAGCGCCACGCTGGGCGGCGCGGTGGCGGCGGGGCTGTCCGGGCCGCGCCGCCAGGCGGTGGGCGCGCTGCGCGATTTCGTGCTCGGCGCCCAGTTGATGGACGGCCAGGGCGAGATCCTGAACTTCGGCGGGCAGGTGATGAAGAACGTGGCCGGCTACGACGTGTCGCGGCTGCTGGCCGGGTCGCTGGGCACGCTGGGGCTGATCACCGAGGTGTCGCTGAAGGTGCTGCCGGTGCCGTTCGACGACGCCACGCTGCGCTTTGGCATGGCGCAGGCGGAAGCCATCGACCAGCTCAACAAGTGGGGCGGCAAGCCGCTGCCGATCGCGGCGTCGGCGTGGCATGACGGGGTGCTGCACGTGCGGCTGTCCGGCGCCACGGCGGCCGTGCGCGCCGCGCGCGAGAGCCTGGGCGGCGAGACGGTGGATGCCAGCCACGGCGCCCAGCTCTGGGCGGCGCTGCGCGAGCAGACCCACCCGTTCTTCACGCCGGCGCGCGAGGCCGGCCACGCGCTGTGGCGCATTGCCGTGCCGACGGTGACGCCGCCGCTGGACCTGCCCGGCAGCACGCTGGTGGAATGGGGCGGCGGCCAGCGCTGGTGGCTGGCGCCGGATGCCAGCGCGGCATCGGCCGACCACGTGCGCGCCATCGCCCAGGCCGCCGGCGGCCACGCCACGCTGTTCCGCAATGGCGACAAGGCCGTGGGCGTCTTCACGCCGCTGGCCGCGCCGCTGGCCGCCATCCACAAGCGGCTCAAGGCCAGCTTCGACCCGGCGGGCATCTTCAACCCGCAGCGCCTCTACCCCGGCCTCTGA